The Dyadobacter sp. 676 DNA window TTTACCGGCTGCTAAAAAATCGCGAAACCGAGCGTCGCCTGGAAGAGGTTTCCCTTCTTGCCAAACTGCGAAGCGGTGGTCGCATTGTCGAAATTTACTTTCACGATCTCGGTGAAATTTCCTTCGTAACGCACGTCGAGGCTCATGCGTCCGAAATCGAAACCCACACCGGCCTGGTAACCGTAGGCTAACCGGTTTTTGAAAGTTACATCCGCGTTGTCGCCGGTAAAATCATCGAACGAATCGCCGAGTTTACCATTGCCGGATAGCCTGAGAGAAGCCATCGGACCCACATTGACGCGGAAGAATTTCGCAACCCTGAAACCGAACAATACCGGTACATCAAAATTGCTGAAGCGTACATCGACTTTGCCCTGCGAGTTCGTCAGGCCGTCCTTGTAAACGTTGAATTTACCCCCTTTCTGGGACAATAGTAACTCAGGTTGTACGTAAAATGTTTTTCCAAAACGGAAGAAAACGCCCCCGGCGAATCCCAGCGAGCGGTTCGAGTTGTCTTTAAAGTTGAATGCATCGCCGCCCGGTGCCAGCGTGAGGTCGTTGCTGCCGTTGATGTTCGATAAATTGGCTCCCGCCTTGACACCGAAGCGAAAACCGGGGTCGTACTGAGCGGAGGCGGAGTAGCTGATGAGTAATGCACACAGCGCAATCATCACGTTTTTCATAGCATTGAATATTGGAAAAGAATGGATAATGATCACGACCCGTTCAAATCCCGTGCCTGTGAAGTGTAGCGCAGGCGCAGGAGGCTCCTCCGGAGCCATGGATTGCAGGTGCGGGGATTTGCTAGAAGCAGGAACATTACGCCTGCATGTGTTCACCTCCTAATAATATGGCGGACAACCCGAATCCGATCAAAAAACGCTATTTTTGCGGATTATTTGAGAAAACAGAAAAAGAAACAAAAGCTTTACCTTCTGATAATCAGGTTTCTGGGTGGGATATACACACCGGCTGCCCGGAGAAAAGCATAACAACTAACAGGATATGAGCGAGTACAGTCATCGGGAAATAGAAAAGAAATGGCAGGATTTCTGGCAAAAGAACGGCACTTTCAGTGTGTCGAACGAGTCGGATTTGCCGAAATATTATGTGTTGGATATGTTCCCCTATCCCTCGGGGGCAGGGTTGCACGTGGGGCACCCGCTGGGATATATCGCTTCTGACATCTATTCCCGCTATAAAAGACTGAAAGGGTTCAATGTGCTGCATCCCATGGGCTTCGATAGCTTCGGCCTTCCAGCCGAGCAGTACGCGATCCAGACGGGCCAGCATCCCGCCATTACGACGGAGCAGAATATCACCCGTTACATCGAGCAGCTGAAAAACCTGGGCTTGAGCTATGACTGGAACCGCGAAGTGCGGACGTCGGACCCAGGCTATTACAAGTGGACGCAATGGATCTTCTGCGAATTATTCAACAGTTGGTACAATAACGATACCGATAAAGCCGAGCCGATCGAGACGCTGATAGCGAAATTCAGCCAGGGAGGCAACGCCGGGGTGAATGCGCCTTGCGATGAGGATACGCCTGTGTTTACAGCCGACGAATGGAACGCATGGTCGGAAGAGGCGCAATACAAAATGACATTGAAATACCGCCTGACTTACGTAGCCGATGCCACCGTGAACTGGTGCCCCGGCCTGGGATCGGTATTATCGAATGACGAGGTGAAGGACGGCGTGTCGGAGCGCGGCGGTTTCCCGGTTATCCAGAAACTGATGCGCCAATGGATGATGCGCATTACCGCCTACGCCCAGCGTTTGATCGACGGTTTGGACACCATTGACTGGACCGAATCATTGAAAGAGCAGCAGCGCAACTGGATCGGCCGGTCGGTCGGAGCGCTTGTAAGGTTTCAAGTCTGGGAAGGGAAGGAGGAAAAGGAAAATGAAGGAAAGGGAGAAGGGACTAGTTCTTCCTCCTCTTCCTCCCTTTCTTCCTTCATCGAAGTGTTCACAACCCGTGTGGATACGATTTACGGCGTGACGTTTATGGTGATTGCGCCGGAACATGAGCTGGTAGACGTGATCACGACACCGGAGCAGCGTGCTGAAATCGACGCCTACATTGCGATGACGCAGAAGAAATCGGAACGCGACCGGATGTCGGATGTAAAAACGGTCTCGGGAGCATTCACGGGTGCGTACGTGATCAATCCGTTCAGCGGGGAGAAGGTGCCCGTTTACATTGCCGACTACGTTTTGGCGGGTTACGGAACCGGCGCGGTAATGGCCGTGCCATCGGGCGACCAGCGCGACTGGAATTTCGCCAAGCACTTTAACCTGCCCATTATCCCGATCCTCGATGCGCAAAAGGACATCGAAACGCAAGCTGACGCGACCAAGGAAGGGAGATATATCAATTCAGGCATTATCAACGGGCTGACTTACCACGAAGCGACGCAGAAACTGATCAACTGGCTGGAAGAGAGGGGACTGGGTAAAGGGAAAGTCAACTATCGCCTGCGCGATGCGGTGTTCAGCCGCCAGCGCTACTGGGGCGAGCCGGTGCCGGTCTATTATAAAAAGGACAGCGAGGGGCAACCGATTCCTTATCTGTTGGATCTGAGTGAATTACCATTGAACCTGCCCGAGGTGGACAAATATCTGCCGACCGAAAACGGCGAGCCGCCCCTGGGCCGCGCGCAGGATTGGGAACATGGCTCCGGCAATGGCTATGAGCTGAGTACCATGCCCGGCTGGGCAGGTAGCAGCTGGTACTGGTACCGGTACATGGACCCGAAAAATGAAAACGAATTTGCCTCGAAAAAAGCGATCAGCTACTGGAAAGACGTGGATTTGTACATCGGCGGGACCGAGCATGCCACCGGGCACCTGTTGTACAGCCGTTTCTGGAACAAATTCCTGAAAGACCGCGGCTATGTGCCGGAAGAGGAGCCGTTCAAGAAGCTGATCAACCAGGGGATGATCCAGGGACGCAGCAATTTTGTGTACAGGGTCAAAGGTGAGGATTACAGCAAACCGGTGTTCGTAAGTGCAGGCTTGAAGTCGCAGTACGAGGTGTCGGCTTTGCATGTGGATGTGAATATTGTCGAAAACGATGTGCTGGATATCGAAAAATTCAAAGCGACGCGGCCGGACATTGCAGGCGAAAACGCGGAGTTCATCCTCGAAGACGGCAAGTATATCTGCGGTGTGGAGATTGAGAAAATGTCCAAATCCAAGTTCAATGTCGTAAACCCCGACGATATTGTGGAACGTTATGGAGCGGACACGCTTCGCCTTTATGAAATGTTCCTTGGCCCGCTCGACCAGGCGAAGCCCTGGAATACCAACGGCATCGACGGTACCTACCGGTTCATCCGGAAGTTATGGCGTTTGTTTTACAGCGAGACGGGCCAGTGGCAGGTGAAAGACGTCCCGGCTAAGCCCGAAGAGTTGAAAATCTTGCACAAAACGATCAAGAAGATTGGCGAGGATATCGAGAACTTCTCGTTCAACACGGCCGTGAGCGCATTCATGGTGTGCGTGAACGAGCTGGGCAGCCAGAAGTGCCAGAGCAGGGAAGTGTTGCAACAACTGGTGATTTTGCTTTCGCCCTACGCACCGCACATTTCGGAAGAATTGTGGGCTGCGTTGGGTAATGAGCCGGGCGGCGTTTCCAAAGC harbors:
- a CDS encoding porin family protein codes for the protein MKNVMIALCALLISYSASAQYDPGFRFGVKAGANLSNINGSNDLTLAPGGDAFNFKDNSNRSLGFAGGVFFRFGKTFYVQPELLLSQKGGKFNVYKDGLTNSQGKVDVRFSNFDVPVLFGFRVAKFFRVNVGPMASLRLSGNGKLGDSFDDFTGDNADVTFKNRLAYGYQAGVGFDFGRMSLDVRYEGNFTEIVKVNFDNATTASQFGKKGNLFQATLGFAIF
- the leuS gene encoding leucine--tRNA ligase — encoded protein: MSEYSHREIEKKWQDFWQKNGTFSVSNESDLPKYYVLDMFPYPSGAGLHVGHPLGYIASDIYSRYKRLKGFNVLHPMGFDSFGLPAEQYAIQTGQHPAITTEQNITRYIEQLKNLGLSYDWNREVRTSDPGYYKWTQWIFCELFNSWYNNDTDKAEPIETLIAKFSQGGNAGVNAPCDEDTPVFTADEWNAWSEEAQYKMTLKYRLTYVADATVNWCPGLGSVLSNDEVKDGVSERGGFPVIQKLMRQWMMRITAYAQRLIDGLDTIDWTESLKEQQRNWIGRSVGALVRFQVWEGKEEKENEGKGEGTSSSSSSSLSSFIEVFTTRVDTIYGVTFMVIAPEHELVDVITTPEQRAEIDAYIAMTQKKSERDRMSDVKTVSGAFTGAYVINPFSGEKVPVYIADYVLAGYGTGAVMAVPSGDQRDWNFAKHFNLPIIPILDAQKDIETQADATKEGRYINSGIINGLTYHEATQKLINWLEERGLGKGKVNYRLRDAVFSRQRYWGEPVPVYYKKDSEGQPIPYLLDLSELPLNLPEVDKYLPTENGEPPLGRAQDWEHGSGNGYELSTMPGWAGSSWYWYRYMDPKNENEFASKKAISYWKDVDLYIGGTEHATGHLLYSRFWNKFLKDRGYVPEEEPFKKLINQGMIQGRSNFVYRVKGEDYSKPVFVSAGLKSQYEVSALHVDVNIVENDVLDIEKFKATRPDIAGENAEFILEDGKYICGVEIEKMSKSKFNVVNPDDIVERYGADTLRLYEMFLGPLDQAKPWNTNGIDGTYRFIRKLWRLFYSETGQWQVKDVPAKPEELKILHKTIKKIGEDIENFSFNTAVSAFMVCVNELGSQKCQSREVLQQLVILLSPYAPHISEELWAALGNEPGGVSKAAFPVFEAKYVVDSVFEYPVQINGKVRASLTFPLDTPPADIEKEVLADATVQKWMEGKPAKKVIVVPKRIVNVVI